Proteins from a genomic interval of Streptomyces fodineus:
- a CDS encoding type II secretion system F family protein — MGAALICFGALVWLLGGRHYGMRRARLLLAGGGVVTSGPPSWDQALAELRRLRGRLGAEWWALVAGLLLGLLGTSVIPVAAGAAGVPVLRRVRLARQARCARERRADAVIALCGALAGEVRAGRQPGEALLRAARDSGGLGEAQAAVVAAARFGGDVPGALAAAARQPGAEGLLGLAACWRVAVDQGAGLAAGLDRLDAALRAERDQRADLHAQLAGARATTVLLAVLPALGLLLGAAMGAHPLRVLLHTGAGLGCLAAGSAFEGAGVWWAVRIVRGAGAV; from the coding sequence ATGGGTGCCGCGCTGATCTGCTTCGGCGCGCTGGTCTGGCTGCTGGGCGGGCGGCACTACGGCATGCGGCGGGCACGGCTGCTGCTCGCGGGCGGCGGAGTGGTGACGAGCGGCCCGCCCTCCTGGGACCAGGCTCTTGCGGAACTGCGGCGGCTGCGTGGCCGGTTGGGTGCCGAGTGGTGGGCGCTCGTGGCCGGCCTGCTGCTCGGGCTGCTGGGGACCTCGGTGATTCCGGTCGCCGCGGGGGCGGCCGGGGTGCCGGTGCTGCGCCGGGTAAGGCTGGCCCGGCAGGCCCGGTGTGCCCGGGAGCGGCGGGCGGATGCGGTGATCGCCCTGTGCGGGGCCCTCGCCGGGGAGGTGCGCGCCGGACGGCAGCCCGGCGAGGCACTGCTGCGGGCGGCGCGGGACTCCGGCGGGCTCGGCGAGGCTCAGGCGGCCGTGGTCGCGGCGGCGCGGTTCGGCGGGGACGTGCCGGGCGCGCTCGCCGCCGCGGCCCGGCAGCCGGGTGCCGAGGGCCTGCTCGGGCTGGCCGCGTGCTGGCGGGTGGCCGTGGACCAGGGCGCCGGTCTTGCGGCCGGCCTGGACCGGCTGGACGCGGCCCTGCGCGCCGAGCGGGACCAACGCGCGGACCTCCACGCCCAGTTGGCAGGTGCTCGCGCGACCACGGTCCTCCTCGCCGTACTCCCCGCCCTCGGCCTCCTCCTCGGCGCGGCCATGGGCGCGCACCCGCTGCGCGTCCTGCTGCACACGGGCGCCGGCCTCGGCTGCCTGGCGGCCGGCTCGGCGTTCGAGGGGGCGGGGGTGTGGTGGGCGGTGCGGATCGTGCGGGGAGCGGGGGCGGTGTGA
- a CDS encoding TadA family conjugal transfer-associated ATPase: MSLPGLDRAGGAALLDGVRRRLAESGAEPTPARVAQALREQGRVLGDAEVLGAARQLRSELVGTGPLEPLLADPDVTDVLVSAPDRVWVDRGRGLELTSVAFPDAAAVRRLAQRLAAVAGRRLDDARPWADARLPDGTRLHAVLPPVAVGCTCLALRVVRPRAFTLRELVEAGTVPPGGDRILRALLAARLSFLVSGGTGSGKTTLLSALLGLVGPGERIVLAEDSAELRPDHPHVVRLETRPANQEGAGLVTLEDLVRQALRMRPDRLVVGEVRGPEVVHLLAALNTGHDGGCCTVHANAAGDVPARLEALATAAGLDRAALHSQLAAALCVVVHLVRDRSGRRRIAEVHVLERDATGLVRTVPALRWGERAFVRERGWERLERLLDAGTDSGRGAGSDR, translated from the coding sequence ATGAGCCTTCCCGGACTCGACCGCGCGGGCGGCGCCGCCCTGCTCGACGGCGTCCGGCGCCGGCTGGCCGAGAGCGGCGCCGAACCCACCCCCGCGCGCGTGGCCCAGGCCCTGCGGGAACAGGGCCGGGTGCTCGGCGACGCCGAAGTCCTCGGCGCGGCCCGGCAGCTGAGGTCCGAACTCGTCGGCACCGGCCCCCTGGAGCCGCTGCTTGCCGATCCGGACGTCACCGACGTCCTGGTGTCCGCACCGGACCGGGTGTGGGTGGACCGGGGCCGCGGCCTGGAGCTGACCTCGGTGGCCTTCCCGGACGCGGCGGCCGTACGACGCCTCGCGCAGCGCCTGGCCGCCGTGGCCGGACGCCGGCTGGACGACGCCCGGCCGTGGGCGGACGCCCGGCTGCCCGACGGTACCCGGCTGCACGCGGTGCTGCCCCCGGTCGCCGTCGGCTGCACCTGCCTGGCCCTGCGGGTCGTACGGCCCCGGGCGTTCACCCTGCGGGAACTGGTCGAGGCCGGCACGGTGCCGCCCGGTGGCGACCGGATCCTGCGGGCGTTGCTCGCGGCCCGGCTGTCCTTCCTGGTCAGCGGGGGTACCGGGAGCGGCAAGACGACCCTGCTCAGCGCCCTGCTGGGGCTGGTCGGACCGGGCGAGCGGATCGTGCTCGCCGAGGACTCGGCCGAGCTGCGACCGGACCACCCGCATGTCGTCCGGCTGGAGACCCGGCCCGCCAACCAGGAGGGCGCAGGTCTGGTCACCCTGGAGGACCTCGTCCGGCAGGCGCTGCGGATGCGGCCCGACCGGCTGGTCGTCGGCGAGGTCCGCGGACCGGAGGTCGTTCATCTGCTCGCCGCGCTCAACACCGGCCACGACGGAGGCTGTTGCACGGTCCACGCCAATGCCGCCGGAGACGTCCCGGCCCGCCTGGAGGCGCTGGCCACGGCCGCCGGGCTCGACCGGGCGGCACTGCACAGCCAGTTGGCGGCCGCGCTCTGCGTGGTCGTGCACCTCGTACGGGACCGGTCCGGGCGGCGCCGGATCGCCGAGGTGCACGTACTGGAGCGGGACGCCACAGGGCTGGTCCGGACGGTGCCGGCCCTGCGCTGGGGCGAGCGGGCCTTCGTACGGGAGCGGGGCTGGGAGCGGTTGGAGCGGCTCCTGGACGCCGGAACGGACTCGGGGAGGGGTGCGGGAAGTGATCGGTGA
- the ssd gene encoding septum site-determining protein Ssd gives MTGTVTHDPPPGTSDRPGRPLIVTEDAVLLDDLLRLCAAAGATPEVHHGVPEHGGGWETAPLVLVGDDATRRVCGATRRRGVVLVGRDQDDSGVWQRAVEIGADHVLMLPDGEQWLVDRIADVAEGVGRPALTVGVIGGRGGAGASTLACALAVTSAREGLRTLLVDADPLGGGLDVLLGGESADGLRWPAFAASRGRVGGGALEESLPELHSLRVLSWDRGDCVAVPPQAVRAVLAAARRRGGTVVVDLPRRLDDGVAEVLAQLDLALLVVPAELRAVAAAGRVASAVGMVVRDLRVAVRGPYAPGLDDQEVARLLGLPLAGEVPVETPLLRPQGGVKPPGASGRGPLARFCANFWERALAEAGGTR, from the coding sequence GTGACCGGAACCGTCACCCACGACCCGCCGCCCGGCACCTCGGACCGGCCGGGCCGGCCGCTCATCGTCACCGAGGACGCCGTGCTCCTGGACGACCTGCTGCGCCTGTGCGCGGCCGCCGGCGCCACACCCGAGGTCCACCACGGCGTACCGGAACACGGCGGTGGCTGGGAAACGGCCCCGCTGGTGCTGGTCGGCGACGACGCCACCCGCCGGGTCTGCGGGGCCACGCGCCGGCGCGGAGTGGTGCTGGTCGGCCGTGACCAGGACGACTCGGGGGTGTGGCAACGCGCCGTGGAGATCGGCGCCGACCACGTCCTGATGCTTCCCGACGGCGAGCAGTGGCTCGTCGACCGGATCGCCGACGTCGCCGAGGGGGTGGGCCGGCCGGCCCTCACCGTCGGGGTGATCGGCGGCCGAGGCGGGGCCGGTGCCTCCACGCTCGCGTGCGCGCTCGCCGTCACCTCCGCGCGCGAGGGACTGCGCACCCTCCTTGTGGACGCCGATCCGCTGGGCGGCGGACTCGACGTACTCCTGGGCGGTGAAAGTGCCGACGGACTGCGCTGGCCCGCTTTCGCCGCCTCCCGAGGGCGGGTCGGCGGCGGCGCCCTGGAGGAGTCGCTGCCCGAACTGCACTCCCTGCGTGTGCTGAGCTGGGACCGCGGCGACTGCGTCGCCGTCCCGCCACAAGCGGTGCGCGCGGTGCTCGCCGCCGCCCGGCGGCGCGGCGGCACGGTCGTGGTGGACCTGCCCCGCCGCCTCGACGACGGGGTCGCCGAAGTCCTCGCCCAGCTCGACCTGGCACTGCTCGTGGTCCCCGCCGAACTGCGCGCCGTCGCCGCCGCCGGGAGGGTCGCCTCCGCCGTCGGCATGGTCGTCCGCGACCTCCGCGTAGCGGTACGCGGGCCGTACGCGCCGGGCCTGGACGACCAGGAGGTCGCCCGCCTGCTCGGCCTGCCGCTGGCCGGGGAGGTGCCGGTCGAGACGCCGCTGCTGCGCCCGCAGGGTGGCGTCAAACCCCCCGGCGCGAGCGGACGCGGCCCGCTGGCCCGTTTCTGCGCGAACTTCTGGGAGCGGGCGCTGGCCGAGGCCGGAGGCACCCGATGA
- a CDS encoding HAD family hydrolase, which translates to MLMDVENHSLPRAAAFFDLDKTVIAKSSTLTFSKSFYQGGLINRRAALRTAYAQFVFLVGGLDHDQMERMREYLSALCRGWNVQQVREIVAETLHDLIDPIIYDEAASLIEEHHSAGRDVVIVSTSGAEVVEPVGELLGADRVVATRMVVGEDGCFTGEVEYYAYGPTKAEAVRELAVSEGYDLDRCYAYSDSATDLPMLREVGHPHAVNPDRALRREALAQGWPVLEFRHPVPLKKRLPSFSVPPRPALVAAAAIGAAAATAGLVWYASRRRNTA; encoded by the coding sequence ATGCTCATGGACGTGGAAAACCACTCCTTGCCCCGCGCGGCGGCCTTCTTTGACCTGGACAAGACGGTCATTGCGAAGTCGAGCACGCTCACCTTCAGCAAGTCCTTCTACCAAGGTGGGCTGATCAACCGCAGGGCCGCGCTGCGAACCGCATATGCCCAGTTCGTCTTCCTGGTCGGCGGCCTGGATCACGACCAGATGGAGCGCATGCGCGAGTATCTGTCCGCCTTGTGCCGCGGTTGGAACGTGCAGCAGGTACGGGAGATCGTCGCCGAGACCCTGCACGACCTGATCGACCCGATCATCTACGACGAGGCCGCCTCCCTCATCGAGGAGCACCACTCGGCAGGGCGGGACGTGGTGATCGTGTCGACCTCGGGCGCCGAGGTGGTCGAGCCCGTCGGCGAACTGCTCGGCGCGGACCGGGTGGTGGCCACGCGGATGGTCGTCGGCGAGGACGGCTGCTTCACCGGTGAAGTGGAGTACTACGCCTACGGCCCGACCAAGGCCGAGGCGGTCCGGGAGCTGGCCGTGTCCGAGGGCTACGACCTCGACCGCTGCTACGCCTACAGCGACTCCGCGACCGATCTGCCGATGCTCCGGGAGGTCGGGCATCCGCACGCGGTGAACCCCGACCGGGCGCTGCGCCGCGAGGCGCTGGCGCAGGGGTGGCCGGTTCTGGAGTTCCGCCATCCGGTCCCGCTCAAGAAGCGGCTGCCCAGCTTCTCCGTACCGCCGCGGCCCGCACTGGTCGCCGCAGCGGCCATAGGAGCGGCGGCCGCGACCGCCGGCCTCGTCTGGTACGCCAGCCGGCGCCGGAACACCGCCTGA
- a CDS encoding Fic family protein produces MSTTGANADPLAALGSLPGVAESVESVRKAVDRVYGHRIMRRRSTEITAEAALRGARGSAALSGADWALEEVRRRTDFSGDAEARVMGAALRLSAEAGQLLSIWRQSPLRVLARLHLVAAASNGDEVGRPRQAGEPVDEPLIELPLPHAQEVSGRLEGLADLIITGTSASALVTAAVVHGELLALRPFVSHNGLVARAAERIVLIGSGLDPKAICPAEVGHAELGRAAYLEALDGYVSGTPEGMAAWIAHCGRAIELGARESTAVCEALQRGAA; encoded by the coding sequence ATGAGTACGACAGGCGCGAACGCCGACCCGCTCGCGGCCCTGGGCTCGCTGCCCGGTGTGGCCGAGTCCGTGGAGTCCGTGCGCAAGGCCGTGGACCGGGTCTACGGGCACCGGATCATGCGACGCCGCAGCACCGAGATCACCGCCGAGGCGGCCCTGCGCGGCGCCCGCGGCTCCGCGGCGCTGTCCGGTGCCGACTGGGCCCTGGAGGAGGTGCGGCGGCGCACCGACTTCAGTGGTGACGCCGAGGCACGTGTCATGGGCGCGGCCCTCAGGCTGTCGGCCGAGGCGGGACAGCTGTTGTCCATCTGGCGGCAGTCGCCCCTCAGGGTGCTGGCCCGGCTGCATCTGGTGGCCGCGGCGAGCAACGGCGACGAGGTCGGCAGGCCGCGCCAGGCCGGTGAACCGGTGGACGAGCCGCTGATCGAGCTGCCGCTGCCACACGCCCAGGAGGTCTCGGGCCGGCTGGAGGGGCTCGCGGACCTGATCATCACCGGGACGTCCGCGTCCGCGCTGGTGACGGCCGCCGTGGTGCACGGCGAGCTGCTCGCGCTGCGGCCCTTCGTGTCCCACAACGGCCTGGTCGCGCGGGCGGCCGAGCGGATCGTCCTGATCGGCAGCGGCCTGGACCCGAAGGCGATCTGCCCGGCCGAGGTCGGCCACGCCGAACTGGGCCGCGCCGCCTATCTGGAGGCGCTGGACGGATACGTCTCCGGCACTCCCGAGGGCATGGCGGCCTGGATCGCGCACTGCGGCAGGGCGATCGAGCTGGGGGCGCGCGAGTCGACGGCGGTGTGCGAGGCGCTGCAGCGCGGCGCGGCCTGA
- a CDS encoding ATP-binding protein: MKIAFVGKGGSGKTTLSSLFIRHLTAAGAPVVAIDADINQHLGPALGLDEAEAAALPAMGERLPLIKDYLRGGNPRIHSAATMIKTTPPGEGSRLVRVREPNPIYDACARPVELDGGAVRLMVTGPFTDADLGVACYHSKTGAVELFLNHLVDGPDEYVVVDMTAGSDSFASGMFTRFDMTFLVAEPTRKGVSVYRQYKEYARDFGVALKVVGNKIQEQDDIDFLRAEVGDDLLVTVGRSDWVRAMEKGRPPRFDLLEEANARALRALRVAADATYELRDWERYTRQMVHFHLKNAEAWGNERTGADLAAQVDPAFVLGEGVGAEVTTSV, from the coding sequence ATGAAAATTGCTTTCGTCGGGAAGGGCGGCAGCGGCAAGACCACGCTCTCCTCCCTCTTCATCCGCCACCTCACGGCCGCCGGGGCCCCGGTGGTCGCCATCGACGCGGACATCAACCAGCACCTCGGGCCCGCGCTCGGCCTCGACGAGGCGGAGGCCGCCGCGCTGCCCGCCATGGGCGAACGGCTGCCGCTGATCAAGGACTATCTGCGCGGCGGCAACCCGCGCATCCACTCCGCCGCCACGATGATCAAGACAACCCCGCCCGGCGAGGGCTCGCGGCTGGTCCGGGTGCGCGAGCCCAACCCGATCTACGACGCCTGCGCGCGGCCCGTGGAACTCGACGGCGGCGCCGTCCGTTTGATGGTCACCGGCCCCTTCACGGACGCCGACCTGGGGGTCGCCTGCTACCACTCCAAGACGGGAGCGGTGGAGCTGTTCCTGAACCACCTCGTCGACGGCCCCGACGAGTACGTCGTGGTCGACATGACGGCGGGTTCGGACTCCTTCGCCTCCGGCATGTTCACCCGCTTCGACATGACGTTCCTCGTGGCCGAGCCGACCCGGAAGGGGGTCTCCGTCTACCGCCAGTACAAGGAGTACGCCCGCGACTTCGGCGTCGCCCTGAAGGTCGTCGGCAACAAGATCCAGGAACAGGACGACATCGACTTCCTGCGCGCGGAGGTCGGGGACGACCTGCTTGTGACGGTCGGGCGCTCGGACTGGGTGCGCGCCATGGAGAAGGGCCGACCGCCCCGGTTCGATCTCCTGGAGGAGGCCAACGCCCGTGCCCTGCGCGCCCTTCGGGTCGCCGCGGACGCCACGTACGAGCTGCGCGACTGGGAGCGCTACACCCGCCAGATGGTGCACTTCCACCTGAAGAACGCCGAGGCCTGGGGCAACGAACGCACCGGGGCCGACCTGGCGGCGCAGGTCGACCCCGCCTTCGTGCTCGGCGAAGGCGTCGGCGCGGAGGTCACAACTTCCGTGTGA
- a CDS encoding SulP family inorganic anion transporter: MSACAPPHTDLSASVAVFLIALPLSLGIALATGAPLQAGLVAAAVGGLVAGRFGGCPLQVSGPAAGLTVVTADLIHRYGWRATCGITVLAGLAQLGLGCLRVARGALAVSPAVVHGMLAGIGLTIAVAQLHIVLGGSPDSSVLANLRALPHQLTHLHPAAVSMSTLTLALLLVWPRLPGRVGRLLRSAPAALVAVTGATATAALTGLALPRVDLPSWRSHALAGLPEGPVLGLAAAVLTTTLVCSVQSLLGAVAVDKLAAARPGRLPAVGRSDLDRELLGQGAANIVSGALGGLPVAGVAVRSTANVKSGAVSRNSTMLHGVLVVVAALLMVPILEEIPLASLAALVMAVGIQMVSLHHIRTVTRHREVLVYAATTLGVVLLGVLQGVLLGVAVAVAVALHRLTRTRITHEEREGVQYVRIRGQLTFLAVPRLSRALHLVPQGAHAVVELDGSFMDHAAYESLQDWRSTHTARGGTAELSGRRGGVRIAEPTPPTGPSATAQQTPSTGPNPSAEQTPPTGPNPTAEQTPPTGPTQTTDPTPSTDPNPSTSTGRPASAACRCRPWTPWRGHRACFPEAAGAPAEREAGHELVRGVGSFQRNTAPLVRDELARLAREGQRPAQLFLTCADSRLVTSMITASGPGDLFVVRNVGNLVPMPGEEHGDDSVAAAVEYAVEVLKVRSISVCGHSGCGAMQALLTAGPGGAATPLGRWLRHGLPSLARMADARPRLAGRAPADAVEQLCLTNVVQQLEHLRAHAPVGRALAAGTLELHGMYFDVGEAQAYLLGRNGTVFEGVRENGSAAEELRSPL, from the coding sequence ATGTCAGCCTGCGCACCCCCGCACACCGACCTGTCCGCGTCCGTCGCGGTCTTCCTGATCGCCCTGCCCCTGTCCCTGGGCATCGCCCTGGCCACCGGCGCTCCGCTCCAGGCCGGTCTCGTCGCCGCCGCCGTGGGCGGACTCGTCGCCGGCCGGTTCGGCGGCTGCCCGCTCCAGGTCAGTGGTCCCGCAGCCGGACTCACCGTGGTCACCGCCGACTTGATCCACCGCTACGGCTGGCGGGCGACCTGTGGCATCACCGTCCTCGCCGGACTCGCCCAGCTCGGCCTCGGCTGTCTGCGGGTGGCGCGCGGCGCGCTCGCGGTCAGCCCGGCCGTCGTGCACGGCATGCTCGCGGGGATCGGCCTCACCATCGCCGTCGCCCAGCTGCACATCGTCCTCGGCGGCAGCCCGGACAGCTCCGTCCTCGCCAACCTCCGTGCTCTGCCGCACCAGTTGACCCATCTGCATCCGGCAGCCGTCTCGATGAGCACCCTGACGCTCGCCCTGCTGCTGGTCTGGCCCCGCCTGCCCGGGCGCGTCGGCCGACTGCTCCGGAGCGCGCCGGCCGCCCTCGTCGCCGTCACCGGGGCCACCGCCACGGCGGCCCTCACGGGCCTGGCCCTGCCCCGGGTCGACCTGCCGTCCTGGCGCAGCCACGCCCTGGCCGGACTGCCCGAGGGTCCCGTGCTCGGACTCGCCGCCGCCGTGCTCACCACCACCCTGGTGTGCAGCGTGCAGTCGCTGCTCGGCGCGGTGGCCGTGGACAAGCTGGCCGCGGCCCGCCCCGGCCGCCTCCCCGCCGTCGGCCGCTCCGACCTCGACCGGGAGCTGCTGGGTCAGGGCGCCGCGAACATCGTCTCGGGAGCGCTCGGCGGACTGCCGGTCGCGGGGGTGGCCGTGCGCAGTACCGCGAATGTGAAATCCGGTGCCGTGAGCCGGAACTCCACGATGCTGCACGGCGTTCTCGTAGTAGTCGCCGCGCTGCTGATGGTCCCGATCCTGGAGGAGATCCCGCTCGCCTCCCTCGCCGCCCTGGTGATGGCCGTCGGCATCCAGATGGTGTCCCTGCACCACATCCGCACGGTGACGCGCCACCGCGAAGTGCTGGTCTACGCCGCGACCACACTCGGCGTGGTGCTCCTCGGCGTCCTTCAGGGCGTGCTCCTCGGGGTCGCCGTGGCCGTCGCCGTCGCCCTGCACCGCCTCACCCGTACCCGCATCACCCATGAAGAGAGGGAAGGAGTCCAATACGTAAGAATCCGAGGCCAGTTGACCTTCCTGGCGGTGCCCCGGCTCAGCCGAGCCCTGCATCTCGTACCCCAAGGCGCCCACGCCGTCGTGGAGTTGGACGGGTCGTTCATGGACCACGCGGCGTACGAGTCACTGCAGGACTGGCGCAGCACCCACACCGCCCGCGGCGGTACGGCCGAGCTGTCGGGCCGACGCGGCGGAGTCCGGATCGCCGAACCGACCCCGCCCACCGGACCGAGTGCAACCGCCCAGCAAACCCCGTCCACCGGGCCGAACCCAAGCGCCGAGCAGACCCCGCCCACCGGCCCGAACCCAACCGCCGAGCAGACCCCGCCCACCGGACCGACCCAGACCACCGATCCAACCCCATCCACCGACCCGAACCCATCGACTTCCACCGGGAGGCCCGCGTCCGCCGCCTGCCGGTGCCGGCCCTGGACGCCCTGGCGTGGTCACCGGGCCTGCTTCCCGGAGGCCGCAGGCGCCCCGGCCGAGCGGGAGGCCGGGCACGAACTGGTCCGTGGGGTCGGCTCGTTCCAGCGCAACACCGCGCCGCTGGTGCGGGACGAGCTGGCGCGGCTCGCCCGGGAGGGCCAGCGGCCCGCCCAGCTCTTCCTCACCTGTGCCGACTCGCGGCTCGTCACGTCGATGATCACCGCCAGTGGTCCCGGCGACCTGTTCGTCGTCCGCAACGTCGGCAATCTGGTGCCGATGCCGGGCGAGGAGCACGGCGACGACTCGGTGGCGGCCGCCGTCGAGTACGCCGTGGAGGTACTGAAGGTGAGGTCCATCAGCGTGTGCGGGCACTCCGGGTGCGGGGCGATGCAGGCGCTGCTGACCGCCGGGCCCGGGGGTGCGGCGACACCGCTGGGGCGGTGGCTCAGGCACGGCCTGCCGAGCCTGGCAAGGATGGCCGACGCCCGGCCCCGGCTGGCCGGGCGGGCGCCGGCCGACGCGGTGGAGCAACTGTGCCTGACCAACGTGGTCCAGCAGTTGGAACACCTGCGGGCACACGCCCCGGTCGGGCGGGCGCTGGCGGCCGGGACGCTGGAGCTGCACGGGATGTACTTCGACGTGGGCGAGGCGCAGGCCTATCTGCTCGGTCGAAACGGGACGGTGTTCGAGGGCGTGAGAGAGAACGGGAGCGCGGCGGAGGAACTGCGCAGTCCGCTGTGA
- the acs gene encoding acetate--CoA ligase, with product MSNESLANLLKEERRFAPPADLAAHANVTAEAYAQAKADRLGFWAEQARRLTWAKEPTETLDWSNPPFAKWFKDGELNVAYNCVDRHVEAGHGDRVAIHFEGEPGDSRSITYAELKDEVSKAANALLELGVRKGDRVAIYMPMIPETAIAMLASARIGAAHSVVFGGFSADALATRIQDADAKVVITADGGYRRGKPSALKPAVDEAIAKVDNVKHVLVVRRTGQDVAFDAERDVWWHELVERQSAEHTPEAFEAEHPLFILYTSGTTGKPKGILHTSGGFLTQTAYTHWAVFDLKPETDVYWCTADVGWVTGHSYIVYGPLANGATQVMYEGTPDTPHQGRFWEIVQKYGVTILYTAPTAIRTFMKWGDDIPAKFDLSSLRVLGSVGEPINPEAWIWYRKNIGADKTPVVDTWWQTETGAMMISPLPGVTHAKPGSAQTPLPGISATVVDDEANEVPHGGGGYLVLTEPWPSMLRTIWGDDQRFIDTYWSRFEGKYFAGDGAKKDDDGDIWLLGRVDDVMLVSGHNISTTEVESALVSHPSVAEAAVVGAADETTGQAIVAFVILRGTAAETEALVGELRDHVGATLGPIAKPKRILPVAELPKTRSGKIMRRLLRDVAENRQLGDVTTLTDSTVMDLIQAKLPAAPSED from the coding sequence GTGAGCAACGAAAGCCTGGCCAACCTGCTGAAGGAAGAACGCAGGTTCGCGCCGCCCGCCGACCTGGCCGCGCACGCCAACGTCACCGCGGAGGCGTATGCACAGGCCAAGGCTGACAGGCTCGGCTTCTGGGCCGAGCAGGCCCGTCGGCTGACCTGGGCCAAGGAACCGACCGAGACGCTGGACTGGTCGAACCCTCCGTTCGCGAAGTGGTTCAAGGACGGCGAGTTGAACGTCGCGTACAACTGCGTGGACCGGCATGTGGAGGCCGGGCACGGCGACCGTGTCGCCATCCACTTCGAGGGTGAGCCCGGCGACAGCCGCTCGATCACCTACGCCGAGCTGAAGGACGAGGTCTCCAAGGCGGCCAACGCGCTGCTGGAGCTGGGTGTCCGCAAGGGCGACCGGGTCGCCATCTACATGCCGATGATCCCGGAGACGGCGATCGCGATGCTGGCCTCCGCCCGGATCGGCGCCGCGCACTCGGTGGTCTTCGGCGGCTTCTCGGCCGACGCCCTCGCGACCCGTATCCAGGACGCGGACGCGAAGGTCGTCATCACCGCCGACGGCGGCTACCGGCGCGGCAAGCCCTCCGCGCTGAAGCCGGCCGTGGACGAGGCGATCGCCAAGGTCGACAACGTCAAGCACGTGCTGGTGGTGCGCCGTACCGGCCAGGACGTGGCCTTCGACGCCGAGCGGGACGTCTGGTGGCACGAGTTGGTGGAGCGGCAGTCCGCCGAGCACACCCCGGAGGCGTTCGAGGCGGAGCACCCGCTGTTCATCCTCTACACCTCCGGCACGACCGGTAAGCCGAAGGGCATCCTGCACACCTCGGGCGGATTCCTCACCCAGACGGCATACACCCACTGGGCGGTCTTCGACCTCAAGCCGGAGACGGACGTGTACTGGTGCACGGCCGACGTCGGCTGGGTCACCGGGCACTCGTACATCGTGTACGGCCCGCTGGCCAACGGCGCGACGCAGGTCATGTACGAGGGCACGCCGGACACCCCGCACCAGGGCCGGTTCTGGGAGATCGTGCAGAAGTACGGGGTCACGATCCTCTACACCGCGCCGACGGCGATCCGGACGTTCATGAAGTGGGGCGACGACATCCCCGCGAAGTTCGACCTGTCCTCCCTGCGCGTCCTCGGTTCGGTGGGCGAGCCCATCAACCCCGAGGCGTGGATCTGGTACCGCAAGAACATCGGCGCGGACAAGACGCCCGTCGTGGACACCTGGTGGCAGACCGAGACGGGCGCGATGATGATCTCGCCGCTGCCCGGCGTCACCCACGCCAAGCCCGGCTCCGCGCAGACCCCGCTGCCCGGCATCAGCGCGACCGTCGTCGACGACGAGGCCAACGAGGTGCCCCACGGCGGCGGTGGCTACCTGGTGCTGACCGAGCCGTGGCCGTCGATGCTGCGCACCATCTGGGGCGACGACCAGCGGTTCATCGACACGTACTGGTCCCGGTTCGAGGGCAAGTACTTCGCCGGTGACGGCGCGAAGAAGGACGACGACGGCGACATCTGGCTGCTGGGCCGGGTGGACGATGTGATGCTCGTCTCCGGGCACAACATCTCCACCACCGAGGTGGAGTCGGCGCTCGTCTCCCACCCGTCGGTCGCCGAGGCGGCCGTCGTCGGTGCCGCCGACGAGACCACCGGCCAGGCGATCGTGGCGTTCGTGATCCTGCGCGGTACGGCGGCGGAGACCGAGGCGCTCGTCGGCGAGCTGCGCGACCACGTGGGCGCCACGCTCGGCCCGATCGCCAAGCCCAAGCGGATCCTGCCGGTGGCGGAGCTGCCGAAGACCCGCTCCGGCAAGATCATGCGCCGCCTGCTGCGGGACGTGGCCGAGAACCGCCAGCTCGGTGACGTGACCACGCTGACCGACAGCACGGTCATGGACCTGATCCAGGCCAAGCTGCCGGCCGCGCCCAGCGAGGACTAG